One genomic window of Paeniglutamicibacter sp. Y32M11 includes the following:
- a CDS encoding oligosaccharide flippase family protein, whose product MTKTRFYRKLKSRAKEIDLGSTASYKGISLAFGLIANLGAVAVLSNKFGVHEYAAYSLIASLIYLLPFADLGLGASVVNAVSDQRERTMSQRDLSLVLGRVRLLLSFVGFVLIIIAVLLTISGGWAIAFGSLGANDGISTAAMVTVASIGLALPLGLGSRILQGLGLVRETVRASLFAPIATVTLFLTFLMINAPAAFYLCVPAVGYFIVAVVTYVRAIKLLDIDRARIPDILLEKLSEKRSIAKSAVPFFIISIGLAFGLQSHRLLLAQLGTPTDVATYSLVAQFTGPILAILTVAAQNLWSRYRKSGMTDQSSYLRDISLFSLLGIFGSVILLVAIPMASKFLTAGNVLVPDLLLFGASMYIVIVAIHQPGAMLLNDHSGLRFQALLVVSVSSISFYLLFIYIPSFGASFTYLCSAIVMIFVQVIPTVLISLKRLRNAEQAFR is encoded by the coding sequence ATGACTAAGACTCGATTCTATCGTAAGCTTAAAAGCAGAGCTAAAGAGATAGATCTTGGCTCAACGGCTAGCTACAAAGGGATCTCTTTAGCTTTCGGTCTTATTGCTAATCTTGGCGCAGTTGCGGTATTGAGTAACAAGTTTGGCGTTCATGAGTATGCCGCGTATTCGCTAATTGCATCGCTCATCTATCTGTTGCCCTTCGCAGATCTTGGTTTAGGTGCAAGCGTTGTCAATGCCGTATCGGATCAACGTGAACGGACAATGTCTCAACGCGATCTTTCACTCGTCCTGGGTCGAGTTCGGCTATTGCTCTCATTCGTCGGTTTCGTCCTAATCATTATCGCTGTGTTATTAACCATTTCAGGCGGATGGGCCATAGCGTTCGGCAGCTTGGGTGCAAATGACGGCATTTCCACTGCCGCGATGGTTACGGTCGCATCGATTGGTTTGGCCCTCCCTCTTGGGTTGGGCAGCCGAATTCTGCAAGGATTAGGACTCGTCAGGGAAACAGTCCGGGCATCGCTTTTCGCACCGATAGCAACTGTCACGCTGTTCCTTACATTCTTAATGATTAACGCTCCAGCAGCATTTTATCTTTGTGTACCAGCAGTTGGGTATTTCATCGTCGCAGTTGTCACCTACGTTCGTGCCATCAAGCTGCTAGACATCGACCGAGCCAGAATCCCAGATATTTTACTCGAAAAACTCTCTGAAAAGCGGTCCATCGCCAAGTCTGCCGTTCCTTTTTTCATTATTTCGATTGGATTAGCTTTTGGTCTTCAGAGCCATAGGCTGCTACTCGCGCAACTGGGAACTCCTACTGACGTGGCTACGTACTCCCTTGTTGCCCAGTTTACGGGCCCTATCCTTGCCATACTCACAGTCGCCGCTCAGAATCTTTGGTCTAGATACCGAAAATCAGGAATGACAGACCAATCCAGCTACCTGAGAGATATTTCTCTTTTCTCGCTACTCGGTATCTTCGGAAGCGTTATCTTGCTTGTCGCCATTCCGATGGCTTCGAAATTTCTGACAGCCGGAAACGTCCTCGTACCTGATCTCTTACTCTTCGGCGCCTCGATGTATATTGTTATTGTTGCGATTCACCAACCGGGCGCTATGCTCCTTAACGATCATTCCGGACTACGCTTTCAGGCTCTGCTGGTTGTTTCGGTTAGCTCAATTTCGTTTTATTTGCTATTTATTTACATTCCAAGCTTTGGAGCTTCCTTCACTTATCTCTGCTCTGCGATTGTAATGATATTTGTACAAGTTATTCCAACAGTTTTAATTTCTTTAAAGAGATTACGAAATGCGGAACAAGCCTTTCGCTAA
- a CDS encoding GDP-L-fucose synthase, with product MEASEFTPRPLDRSAKIYVAGHRGLVGSAIWRKLEAEGFRNIIGRSSSELDLKDRGAVFDFFESEKPEYVVLAAAKVGGILANNTYPADFLSENLQIQVNTMDAALVNDVERLLFLGSSCIYPQMAPQPLKEEYLLTGHLEPTNDSYAIAKIAGILQVQAIRRQHDKSWISAMPTNLYGPGDNFSPQGSHVLPALIRRYDEAVQNGATSVTNWGSGTPLREFLHVDDMASACLFLLENYDGPDQVNVGVGSDVTIKELSEIVARSVGYKGAMEWDSTKPDGTPRKLMDISKLAEAGWTAQIGLCEGIQQTVDWFRANQGTFRS from the coding sequence GTGGAGGCCTCAGAATTCACCCCGCGACCACTTGACCGTTCGGCAAAAATCTACGTCGCCGGGCACCGAGGACTCGTAGGTTCTGCTATTTGGCGCAAACTCGAAGCCGAAGGTTTTAGGAATATCATTGGACGAAGCTCTTCCGAGCTGGATCTAAAGGACCGCGGAGCAGTTTTTGACTTCTTCGAATCTGAGAAGCCAGAGTATGTTGTTCTTGCAGCTGCCAAAGTAGGTGGAATCTTAGCAAACAACACTTACCCAGCTGATTTCTTGAGCGAGAATTTGCAGATCCAAGTCAACACCATGGACGCAGCACTCGTAAACGATGTTGAACGGTTGCTCTTCTTGGGTTCCTCATGTATCTATCCCCAGATGGCTCCGCAGCCGCTGAAGGAAGAATATCTACTGACGGGTCACCTAGAACCTACAAATGATTCTTACGCAATAGCAAAGATTGCCGGCATACTTCAAGTCCAGGCAATTCGCCGTCAGCATGACAAGTCTTGGATCTCTGCAATGCCTACGAATCTCTATGGACCAGGGGACAATTTCTCTCCTCAGGGATCCCATGTTCTGCCTGCCCTTATCCGCCGATATGACGAAGCAGTCCAAAACGGTGCGACTTCTGTCACGAACTGGGGCAGCGGAACTCCACTGCGAGAATTTCTCCACGTTGATGACATGGCTTCCGCGTGCCTATTCCTCTTGGAAAACTACGATGGCCCAGATCAAGTTAATGTTGGTGTTGGGTCGGATGTCACTATCAAGGAACTTTCCGAAATCGTGGCACGTTCTGTCGGCTACAAAGGTGCGATGGAATGGGACTCGACAAAGCCCGATGGGACTCCACGCAAGCTTATGGACATTTCAAAACTTGCAGAAGCAGGGTGGACAGCCCAGATCGGGCTATGTGAAGGAATTCAACAGACCGTCGATTGGTTCCGCGCCAATCAAGGTACTTTTCGCAGTTAG
- a CDS encoding glycosyltransferase family 2 protein → MTDLDVVIPCFNMQALVARAIESAHIAGANRIIVVDDGSADDSAMIAEKHGATVIRQANSGAAAARRTGAKGSTATYLIFLDADDQLLAPGVKESLLLLESNVGSPAVGGAVVGVMPNGKTTRLKSHYSNSISTADLLSKGFGPWPPAAAVVRRLDYLKAENQFPNKLTTDYAEDFEMFIRLSMIGKILKHDVPAAKYRMFDGKSSKDYLKPIMAKERIVEYYGQALKLPHTVMSGVDIRLASHTRAIRTMIARAEYGKLILLIVKSLAFDPKINFLGVKKGVQKFIKRDEK, encoded by the coding sequence GTGACCGATCTCGATGTAGTAATCCCTTGTTTCAACATGCAAGCACTTGTTGCCCGTGCCATCGAAAGCGCCCACATAGCTGGAGCAAATAGAATAATTGTTGTTGATGATGGTTCAGCTGATGATTCGGCGATGATCGCCGAAAAGCATGGTGCAACTGTCATTCGTCAGGCAAATAGCGGTGCAGCAGCAGCGCGTCGTACGGGCGCAAAGGGATCAACTGCCACTTATCTGATTTTTTTGGACGCTGATGACCAATTGCTAGCGCCAGGAGTCAAAGAATCTCTCCTGCTACTTGAGTCCAACGTTGGTTCGCCAGCCGTCGGTGGAGCCGTAGTCGGTGTAATGCCGAATGGCAAAACGACGAGGCTCAAGAGCCATTACTCAAACTCAATTTCAACTGCTGATCTTCTGTCCAAGGGATTCGGTCCGTGGCCACCGGCTGCTGCGGTTGTTCGACGATTAGATTACCTCAAGGCAGAAAACCAATTTCCCAATAAGCTAACAACTGACTACGCAGAAGACTTTGAGATGTTTATTCGTCTGTCGATGATCGGCAAAATACTTAAACATGACGTTCCTGCTGCGAAATATAGAATGTTCGATGGAAAATCCAGTAAAGACTACCTTAAGCCGATAATGGCCAAGGAGCGAATTGTCGAATATTATGGTCAAGCTTTGAAGTTACCTCACACGGTTATGTCTGGTGTTGATATCCGGCTTGCTTCACATACTCGAGCGATCCGAACAATGATTGCACGCGCTGAGTACGGGAAACTAATCCTACTTATTGTCAAAAGTCTTGCTTTTGATCCGAAAATTAATTTTCTCGGAGTGAAAAAGGGTGTTCAGAAATTCATTAAAAGAGATGAAAAATGA
- the gmd gene encoding GDP-mannose 4,6-dehydratase, with the protein MTKRALITGITGQDGSYLAELLLGKGYEVHGLIRRASTFNTARIDHMYVDPHQSDAKLFLHYGDLSDGARLVTLLSKINPDEVYNLAAQSHVRVSFDEPEHTGNTTGIGTVRLLEALRMANVDSRFYQASSSEMFGATPPPQNEDTPFYPRSPYGAAKVYSYWITKNYREAYGMYAVNGILFNHESPRRGETFVTRKITRAVAAIKAGKQDELFMGNLDAVRDWGYAAEFVEGMWRMLQVDEPEDFVLATNAGYSVRDFLQISFEHAGLNWENHVRFDERYLRPTEVDALIGDYSKAEKKLGWVPTVKTPELARIMVDADIEALKNAGNSWIDTVNLASWKVPA; encoded by the coding sequence TTGACGAAACGTGCACTAATCACGGGCATTACTGGACAGGATGGGTCTTACCTAGCGGAGCTGTTGCTAGGCAAAGGGTACGAAGTTCATGGTCTGATTCGTCGAGCTTCCACTTTTAATACTGCAAGGATCGACCACATGTATGTCGACCCACACCAGTCCGATGCCAAGCTTTTCCTGCACTACGGTGACCTCTCTGACGGTGCCCGACTGGTTACACTTCTTTCTAAAATCAACCCCGACGAGGTTTACAACCTCGCTGCGCAATCGCATGTACGAGTTTCATTCGATGAGCCCGAGCACACGGGCAACACTACGGGTATCGGCACTGTACGGTTGCTCGAAGCCCTGCGAATGGCCAACGTGGATTCTCGCTTTTACCAAGCTTCTTCGTCGGAAATGTTCGGAGCGACGCCACCGCCGCAGAACGAAGACACTCCCTTCTACCCTCGTTCGCCTTATGGCGCAGCGAAGGTATACAGCTATTGGATCACCAAGAACTATCGCGAAGCATACGGTATGTATGCGGTCAACGGAATTCTGTTTAACCATGAATCCCCACGCCGGGGCGAAACCTTCGTCACTCGCAAGATTACGCGCGCGGTTGCAGCCATCAAGGCGGGCAAGCAGGACGAACTTTTCATGGGCAACTTGGATGCCGTCCGTGATTGGGGCTACGCAGCGGAGTTCGTGGAAGGTATGTGGCGAATGCTTCAGGTCGACGAGCCAGAAGACTTTGTCTTGGCTACTAACGCCGGTTACTCGGTGCGCGATTTCCTCCAGATTTCTTTTGAACACGCAGGACTTAACTGGGAAAACCATGTCCGTTTCGACGAACGCTACCTCCGCCCAACCGAAGTTGACGCTCTTATCGGTGACTACTCAAAAGCGGAAAAGAAACTAGGTTGGGTTCCAACTGTCAAGACTCCAGAACTTGCTCGCATCATGGTCGATGCTGACATTGAAGCTTTGAAGAATGCCGGAAACTCATGGATTGACACGGTCAACCTTGCTAGCTGGAAGGTTCCTGCCTAA
- a CDS encoding ATP-binding protein yields the protein MLNSEDHQKIKDLRLTTFADKFLELTNDEANDTLLPEEVFMQAVNHSLDLRRSNKIDKLIKQARFPLPGASIAELHYVPGRKIDEARMKRYAMHQWRDDPTNLLIIAPSGGGKTYIACAIGIAACHSEHSVFYTRMDVLARKLLIARGDSKVHDALLEKLREADVLIIDDFLTVGIDQNIASDLFGVLADREHRLPTVIVSQTDPAYWVQVLPDRVAGDSIVNRLANNTRWLMLGDTDMRKLKHGKARDSDNFWE from the coding sequence ATGCTGAATAGTGAAGATCATCAGAAGATCAAGGATCTTCGACTCACCACGTTTGCCGACAAGTTCTTGGAGCTGACCAACGACGAAGCCAACGACACGTTGCTGCCGGAGGAAGTGTTCATGCAGGCGGTGAACCATTCTTTGGATTTGCGGCGGTCGAACAAGATCGACAAACTCATCAAACAGGCACGGTTTCCCCTACCGGGCGCATCGATTGCCGAGCTGCACTATGTTCCGGGTCGCAAGATCGATGAGGCACGGATGAAACGCTACGCGATGCATCAGTGGCGAGATGATCCGACGAACTTGTTGATCATCGCCCCCAGCGGTGGAGGCAAAACCTATATCGCCTGCGCGATAGGTATTGCTGCCTGCCATAGCGAGCACTCGGTGTTTTACACGCGGATGGACGTCCTGGCCAGAAAGCTGCTCATCGCACGGGGTGATAGCAAAGTTCATGATGCCCTGCTTGAAAAGTTACGGGAGGCAGATGTGTTGATCATTGACGACTTTTTGACCGTGGGTATCGATCAGAACATTGCCAGTGACCTGTTCGGGGTTTTGGCTGATCGGGAGCATCGGTTGCCGACGGTGATTGTCAGCCAGACCGATCCGGCGTATTGGGTTCAGGTACTACCTGACCGCGTGGCTGGGGATTCGATTGTGAATCGGCTGGCCAATAACACCAGGTGGCTCATGTTGGGAGATACCGACATGCGCAAGCTCAAACATGGGAAAGCCCGGGACTCAGACAATTTTTGGGAATAG